In Oreochromis niloticus isolate F11D_XX linkage group LG12, O_niloticus_UMD_NMBU, whole genome shotgun sequence, the DNA window GTGGAAGGCTGGGATTTGAGATTTGAGTTAATAAAATAATGGTTTAGCCTGTGAAAGCTGAAAGTACTTAAGGCTGCCAGTTGTCATTAGATGCAGTGATTGCTGTTTCGTGAGGAGAGCTGTATTGTGAATAAATGCCTCGTTTATTCCACTACACTTGTCCGGGTCTGCCTCACTGTAAATCCAGCCGCAAAAAGCCGCCCTGTTacagttatattttttatttttattttgtgctcgtcaacaataatatttaactattaatcagttttgctaaataaaaggatctggcttgcatcagtcacatgactaTCATTAACCAGtgatcgcccttgacggcaCTGGTTATGAGCCGGGAACGTGCTCGCAAAGAGCATGCACATTTTTTGCTGTCTAAGCGgtgctgtaggagaaacacgtTAATTGGGATACGCAGACTGATGCAAGAAAAACCAGTAAGTAGAGTGTACAGCGTACATTGTAGTCTATAGCACACAGGTGTATTAGCTTAttacgtacacgttggtaagtTGTCTTGTGacaactgacgaactgaaacaaatgagcgtgctgtgtgcaacagcgcgacaaatattacctgtccttttattaactgcacaactAGTGCTGGTCATTAGCTGCTAGTTAACTGGGTAATGAtatcatgggtctgtagctctgtccaccgttttagtgaacatatttagttttaaagtaagttacagggcttttcctgtatttcaaatatgacacaaatgctgattttacagcaacAAAATTTTTGTATCTCTACAATTTAAAAATTCAATAAGCgttctgcctgcacagagtggacaaTCAAACAAAgtgaatcatcataaatacattattttatatttattacttattttttttattttaattactttatTGTTATAGCACTaggaataaataataagggaagcattctggatcagcaccatgatggaaacaGTTGGCCATAGTATATACAGTGTTCTGGAGAAGGTATAAAATGTcactgtatgtgtgcatgtgcatagatttttaaaattattactcATGATATCACATTGTCCGGACATGCCCTGTAAGGACATGAGAAGGAAACAGTGACAAAAGGAGCtgctaaaggcagtggatccctcaccAGCTGGATTaaaaagagcacaggtaacaatAACACATGTAACATGTGACTTAcaagcaggagcagcagcaacccctcaatAGCAAAACTGTaccccatcaggtaaaacatggGCTacatttgctttgctttttccCCACCTGATGACAATGATATAGTATAatgcgatcccatattagattcttgatgaatgtgggtTGTTGTTTTCAGCCTCGTtctatgtgcccctttttaactttgaacATCTCTACATGGCCCTGAGTTAGAGTCATATGattcttttctcctcttatcaggtGTACTTACTGTGTGATGACAGTTTTTCTTCTCCACGAACCATCTGGCCAGAGGTGTGGAAttgagtcattaattttatgactttagacctGACTTGAAAAAGTGTTTTaagacttgacttgacttggacttttacaccaatggcttgaattggacttggacctgtttacttgaaaagacttgatattttaccccaAACCTAAAATTTAACacacattttatataaaaaagtGTGCACCATTAATTCATTTCATTAATTCAATCATTCTTGCCACACTCCGTGTGTATGCGCACTtgagctgtagcacagccaatcaactTGACCAGATTTAAAAAACCCCCTCAAAACTCAAGCCAAAAATGCTCCCAAGCAGTGTTgctcaagttacttgaaaaaaaaagtaattagttacttgtTACTGATCacttctccaaaaaagtaatcctgttaattactgattacttattttcaaatgtaattagttacttattacttagttactttttaaaaaacatgatacacaacctgaatacttAATAAAGCCATAGACATTTCAGCCCGgttctatttttttctgcataatccatcatttaaaatttaaacaaatgaaaaagtctctttttaaaacttctttttattagtttcaatcttttaactttatgcacattgcatgaagcaaaaattaaattatatgcaacattctttGACTTGAAgcaatttgtttaacatttaaacctatttccagcatataaaataaaatgaagctttgtgtttacactcactctttcaaatagatgcaagtaaaacacaggaaagaataaataaaatcaaagattcagcggCAGTGAGTCCTTAAATCTATTTTTCACCTCTTTAGCAGGAGTGGAGCAGTCGGAGCTTTGCCCGGTGCCGCAGctgtcatgtcagtgggggatcgggggggggggttctctGCAAATTTCACGTTCCCGTGGCAGCTTGCTACActctaaaaaatattttgttgccTCAACTTAAAAAATTGAGGCAGCAATTTCCACTCAGCTTTTTAAGTTACAAATTTTGCATATTATTAAGTAAATCCAGCAAGTAATTTTTAGGTTTGGCTAACTCAACTTGTTTAacaaaccaacatgatttactTTGACCTCCAAAAGCATAATTAAGTTTATACAACCTAATATTTTAAGTTTATACAACCTAATATTTTAAGTTTATACAACCTTAAAATTTCTGGTAATATTAAGTTGAGAAATTACATTAGTTGAGTTACACCAACTAACTTTTTTACAAATATCATACTCACAATTATCCATGCCAATTAGTTTAGGTTTCTATAGtaacttttctaaaatcacacaaagccaTTTCACTTATtccaatttattattttattacaaaactttttcaaagtaatacACTTCTGTGTCAATACAacataaatgaaacattacGCAGCCCTTTAATTATAAATGACTAagcaaaaaaaatgtacttCATGTACATTAACATTAACTTAAATTGGTATCAACTTAGTCAACTTGTCGCAGAATCaaggaaatgaaaaaagattttaatgttCAACAACGGAACAATCCAAAGCTAAGGTTATATGTAATGCGAACTTCTCTCAGAACTACATTCATGTAGGACTGCATACAAAAACGTAAGAGGCACATCGGAATGCTACACTCCAATTCACATTCGTTTCACAACAGAAGTTTGCACTTAAGAGACATTACCCGTGGACTGGCTTTAAGCCCATCAAGTTCCAGAAATACCTTCTGGAATACCTCTAGAGTGTTCTTTACTTGTTTTGGGTAGCTCAGATTGAGAGCGTATATAAGCCCCATCATTAAGGCACACGCTCTGGGCACATCAAGGTCTTCCAGGACTGCTGTTCCTTCAATCACAATTTTAGCGATGGCTGGGAGAGACACTGCTGCACGTCTGGTGACTACAATCTTTACCACTTCTTCTGGGAACTGTTCTTCACCATCCTGGCAAGTAAGTAGGTTAAATGGAAACATGTCAGTATTTTATgtgccatttaaaaataaaacacaaaagaatGTGAGATTCACCTACCAGCTGTTCTCTGAAGagatcctcttctttctctttcagaTACACCATCAGGCAACGGATTGCGACCTCTCTCTTTATTTCCACCGAACTCTGGagaataaaaaaagcaaaacaaaacttaaacttACAGTttattaggtgaaaagtcaaAACTGTTACATTTATGTGACTTGCATTGTgccaaatattgattttaaatatgtttttaaaagaatTAAAGATTTCATCTTTGTAACTacaatttaaactgttttaaatgcTGCTTTAAATGCACCCTTTGCTAGCAGTAGGATAAGGTGAGTAAAGTAAATGTAACCTAAATGTAGAGActattttaaactgtttttgttgAGTTGTGTTCTAAGGATTAAACTATAATTGTTAGATGTAAAATATGTGCAAAAGTACCTGTGGACGAGTCTTGCAATGATGTGATAAACCAATAAAAGCTCCTATCCACCctctttaatgtgtttgtgtaactTGTCTTCCTCATAAACATTCATTGTGCAGTTGATGAAGATACTTGTAACACTCCAAATTATTAACTCAGGTTAGTCTCCTCAGGTTATCTGCAACATGACCAATACTTACATTAATGTATTCTCAAGTTACCAAGTCACCTTACATGAAAAGTACCTATTTAAATTTACCAACCTCAGTTTGCAATAATGTGACCAAAAGTTATATTAAAGGCCTTTTAACACACTTATGAGGtgcaagttttattttttctctcgaAGCTCAGTTAACCATTAAGTTACAAGTACATCACTGTAATCTTGACTTGGAcaacccaaaaaaacaacaaaaataaaaaataaaaaacatgttttgagtgaTGTGCATTTTAGCAAATTTTTACTCTGTCCACCTCCGATTTTCACTTATTCACTTTTCAATAAAAGATAGCCAACAATGCTCCTAAGATAATGAATTAGATAATTAACTTTTGTTGTGTAAGATTATCAGTTATATTCACTTTTTTGATTCTTACCTCTTGCAGCATGTTCCTGATGCGCTCGATCTTAATTTTTGCAGCACCTGCTTTTGAAGAGACCAGGGACATTATTCTTGCGGAATACTGGTCCAGTTTTGCCATGAATGTTGTTTCCAAGTTAACAGTGGTGATCCTTTGGAACTCGTcatttatctaaaaaaaaaaagacaatcagtACAACATGATAATGTAATACACAATTTCCCAATTACAAGTTATACtctaaattatttaataaaatcacCTGTGTTGCATCAAAAAGTGCAGGCCATCTACTTTTGAAGTCACTGACAGGTGGTGCCAGATTAACAACTTCCTGTCTGTGACTCGAGAATGTTTTGGCCATTTTTTCACTGATGATCCGATAGTTGTTCCTCTTCTTCACTTCATCAAGAAGTTGCAATCTTTCCTTTTCCAAACTTTCCTCTGTTTCTCCTTGTGGGTTAGGTGGCAAATAGTTCACCTCAGCCTTTCTTGGCTTTTTAAGATTCTTTGAAGGTGTCTTCTCATgtgcttgctttcttttgaGAGAGTTCACATCCAGCTCAGGGCACCCAAGCCCTCTGAGTTTACTTCTGTAATTGCccattttatattttagtctTTGTTGCCATCCATAGCATCCATTATAGGATCCTGGTTCTTTAAGGCATGGATGCTGTCGAACAAGTGCTTCAGCTACATCTGCTAACTGTGCAGATGTTGGGTAGGCAACATACTGAAAGATCGTTTCAGCCAATTTCTCAAGGATATCTGGAAGAACTGGAATAAAGTTGAGTTTAGTTCCATCCTTTTTGAAAGCTTCATTTCCTGAAGCAAGTAAAAGCTCAGTGTCATAAGCAAAGCGAGGAACAGAAAAACTGGTAGGCCAGCGCTGTAAACGCTGACTCAGATGTTCAGGTGAGGAAAGAATTACTGTATCCTGAGATCCAGATGAGCAACTGGTGCCACAGGACACACTGGAAGTCTCTGACATTGCTGAAGCATTGACCAAGGTCTCTGATGCAGATATAAAGGAACTGTCTACATCACTAAATGTCAGAGTAACTGTGGGGGGTTCAATAATCTGAACCACCTTGAGTGTGTCCTTGTCCTTGATATCACCTGTTGATGTCAGAGAAAAATATTCTTCTCCAAAGTCAGCATCCTTATAGTGCAAAGTAAACTTTCCATCAACCTCAAAAGTGTCTTTCACAATAGATTCAAGTTCCTCCACTGTTCCAGGGATTCCATGTGGTAAGTCCAATTTTCGAATGTTATGGTCTTTGAGtatcagggctcgcaaaatcgctagcccgacgtcccggggctagcgatttttccagtcaggctaccaaaatctatctcagccctgtccgtcgggctatcataggaaggaaaaatatgtgtcaatgcttttggattttctttcgcaaatgtagctgagtaattatgtcattggcattgATGAGCCTCTGTCAATATacgacatattgaaatcgcgtttgaatttgtgcttgtttttttgctttcactttcactttgcgatcgcgcgaacggtgtgtagagagcggcagcactgattggtgagtgacgattaattgcgcaccaattcctctgacatcgtcttatcactcattagcttaggtactattcaaacgtgacaagtgaaatctcccacagcaagcttaaacatgtgagaggttgattgcgcagagaatcgctgaccgttatgtgagtacctgtgtaaaagcagcaggatttacgccggtattttagttctgctgagccaaataagacaggtcagggtgaagaaggggcagccaatgaaaagcctaccacaaaacggaaaagttatgacaaatcacactgaggcaaaaagaaagctcaggtgttttggtttcatggacaaaagaatttatgtggctggaatatgacgagctaaataacatgatgttctgCCAGGTGTGTCGTGAGTTACCTCGATATCTGAGTCgccaagcgcctttgttactgggaccagtaattttaagaaagaccccatcagaacccatgagaaatgcaagaaatgcgttattgcccagtctgcaatatctttcccagaacaaacagcaattgcaaaaaaacatactaaaaataaactaagcacaagaagaagtcctgaaaaatctttcaaaagcatactatgttgcaaagagtgaactaccattgtcaaaatttagcagtctttgcaaacttcaaaagcaaatggcctagatcttggttccacttaccccttacccttgacttcagtggaaatttcagattcaggatctgacacagactgattcatgttctacacagttcttacaagttcatagaaatttctgttcaattagaaacaagtatttgagttgatgattgtaatttttatacagttgttgtgatttgtattttaacaattttctgattaatttttgtttccgttacaatattatactttaatgtataatattgtaaaggaaacaaaacattaaaaaattaattgctctctttttattcgggctacttaaatttagtttgggctaccaaaactgaagagtgcctgcctgaagggctaccagagattttgaaattttgcgagccctgagtATGATCCGAAGTTTAGCAGGATGAGACATTGAGATACCtacataaaaaaggaaaacaaaaaacgaaaCAGAATTTGGGACTTCAGGCAGAGCAACAGACTTGAGGCAGAGCAAGGTAGTTGTACTACTAAATGTCTAATTATTGATTGAACATTACTATCCACAAAATTATACCATTTGAGCTATagtgaaaaactaaaataaggAAGACAAAGCAGCTTTGACAATACTGTATTGAAATGGCTACTGTGCCTTCTATGGCACATAGATGTGGTGCTTTAGGGTCACCATACGCTTCCCTGCTACAGTGTATGCTGCCAGTGGGATGATATCAGA includes these proteins:
- the LOC109204430 gene encoding sterile alpha motif domain-containing protein 3-like, whose protein sequence is MSETSSVSCGTSCSSGSQDTVILSSPEHLSQRLQRWPTSFSVPRFAYDTELLLASGNEAFKKDGTKLNFIPVLPDILEKLAETIFQYVAYPTSAQLADVAEALVRQHPCLKEPGSYNGCYGWQQRLKYKMGNYRSKLRGLGCPELDVNSLKRKQAHEKTPSKNLKKPRKAEVNYLPPNPQGETEESLEKERLQLLDEVKKRNNYRIISEKMAKTFSSHRQEVVNLAPPVSDFKSRWPALFDATQINDEFQRITTVNLETTFMAKLDQYSARIMSLVSSKAGAAKIKIERIRNMLQESSVEIKREVAIRCLMVYLKEKEEDLFREQLDGEEQFPEEVVKIVVTRRAAVSLPAIAKIVIEGTAVLEDLDVPRACALMMGLIYALNLSYPKQVKNTLEVFQKVFLELDGLKASPRVMSLKCKLLL